One window of the Luteolibacter sp. Y139 genome contains the following:
- a CDS encoding cadherin domain-containing protein, producing the protein MRSPSLAASLLLSLLAISLWWSHRPPEGPRAPEAAMVVQSPDTGQLPSPSTKAADRPLPEKREARSAKLSSDVLTRAVDGKRFHLELPDGREAIGDVSQVRRDVGGNVSLVEGVITAPQAGRYFFQHADFEGVAGELVGHILFEGSPWGWKVEPSGVGRAPLLVETHEDRILCVNYAVAPVGEVEEAPQAHPTNIPIPSYQTIIPLQSLPGATGVIYLDFDGEKGPFPGWGDFDAAPPLVNNNQIFEVWKRVVEDYQGFNLNITTDRAVFDSADEGNRQHVVVSPTTTAAPTAGGVAYVGSYNWPGDTVCWAFYSTGKTSAEVISHEVGHTLNLSHDGRISPSEGYYAGHGNGVTGWAPIMGVGYYENLTQWSKGEYTSANNTEDDLAIIVSNNDVDYREDDTGDTLVTARYLEIAANDSVSGEGIIERTGDVDAFRFTTTGGAVSLTLGPAAASPNLDILAELVEASTGTVVATSNPDLSITASISDTLDAGEYLLRIRGTGRGDPEVDGYSDYGSLGTYLISGSVAGGVKPERFTIVENSPAGTFVGTVPAREDHGLSPLLWSISGGDGSGLFSINPLTAELVVTSVLDFETLSTRWDDPATLELFVTATDTLNAALTETIRVVVTVADVNELSVMSDASVTMLEHTRPGTKLFTVAADDPDHFQFPVFSIVGGNGDGWFEIDAGTGELRVTGNIDVSSDITVPLVVRVTDQGTPPLVATTTVNVTVLNIAGGYQPGAVMRTYFEGIGGSAVSNLTTNSRFPNQPDSQELVEDFDGHGHGDSFGSTLRGYVIPPVTGSYRFWIAADESAQLRLSTTTSPSNATAIASVSESTDPYEWLDGGSQMSSPVTLVAGQAYYIEARHKDSSGDDHVSVAWSGPGMPKQLLRGLFVAPYEQNYAPVIPTVSFPVHDDAFAGQEVGTATVNDVNAGDSHGDFAIVDGNEAGIFAIDPVTGVLRVAAANLLDPGVQSMHVLTVSASDNASPPLSGTGTIIVAVLQPGEFAVTNLFQQVWTGIVGSSVTYLTSNLRYPYRPSSIRYLSGFESDANIGDSYGSRIRALVIPPASGSYTFYLSSDEDSRLLLGSGPQAAGAVQIASVTGYTAEDEWTKFASQKSAPVQLVEGEAYYIEVLHKENTGADHLQVGWTGPGIPSVTVIPAWALEPYDLNEAPVFGNGAASFSVMEGAPAGTVIGTLAATDPEGDSPLHAITASAVPGAFAIDVNTGVLTVANPAALNSPGVKAITVSAQDRGIGGIYPLKAGSIAVEITVISNNQPPAFVADPIALAATEDASFSDHLTASDPDAGDVITFTKIGGPEWLIVAPDGSLSGTPENDDVGPNEFVVQVADPENFSDQATLTISVANTNDAPSFVALPLTLDAATEDQPYLATVASFAGDPDAGDSLVFEKVSGPGWLTVAPDGSLSGTPSNEDTGEHSFVVRVTDLAQASAEATVMVFVVNTNDSPVISTPVVPSATQDAAYTASLAAFAADPDAGDSLVFSKVSGPGWLIIGTDGSLGGTPSNADVGDHDFVVQVTDGAGAFAQATASITVENVNDAPVFTIDPIVAAVGTEEVAYTGATIAGIAVDPDAGEAPAYSLVDGPPWLSVAPEGTLSGTPPAGSSGTNTFRVRATDPAGLFAEATLVIEIASALPLPWEESTIGSGPAGSSVALGDNLILTGQGSLAGRNDGLHFVWQTLDSDGTIIARLDSLESASPGALAGIMIRDTLATNSRHVFIGMTGGSGYRWIRRTGLNGNTSTSTSGTGAVPDAWLRLTRTGNTITASKSPDGVAWATVGSLTAALPPTCYFGLAVTGSSAEVENTATFSHVSVTP; encoded by the coding sequence ATGCGCAGCCCCTCCCTGGCGGCCTCCTTGTTACTCTCACTGCTGGCGATTTCCCTATGGTGGAGTCATCGCCCGCCGGAAGGGCCACGCGCTCCAGAGGCGGCCATGGTGGTGCAATCGCCCGATACCGGACAACTGCCAAGTCCATCGACGAAGGCTGCAGACCGGCCTCTCCCGGAGAAGCGGGAAGCGCGGTCGGCCAAGCTTTCGTCCGACGTTCTCACCCGGGCTGTCGATGGGAAGCGATTCCATCTGGAACTGCCGGACGGCCGTGAGGCGATAGGGGATGTCTCACAGGTCCGGCGGGATGTCGGTGGGAACGTCTCGCTCGTCGAAGGGGTCATCACTGCACCTCAAGCGGGTCGTTACTTCTTCCAACACGCCGACTTCGAGGGCGTGGCTGGTGAACTTGTCGGACACATCCTCTTTGAAGGCTCTCCGTGGGGTTGGAAAGTCGAGCCTTCGGGTGTGGGCAGAGCGCCGCTGCTGGTGGAGACCCACGAGGATCGCATCCTCTGCGTGAACTACGCGGTGGCTCCGGTTGGCGAAGTCGAGGAGGCTCCGCAGGCTCACCCGACAAACATTCCCATCCCATCCTACCAGACGATCATTCCGCTGCAGAGCTTGCCTGGCGCGACCGGCGTCATCTATCTCGACTTCGATGGGGAGAAGGGTCCTTTTCCCGGTTGGGGGGATTTCGATGCGGCACCACCGCTGGTGAACAACAACCAGATCTTCGAAGTCTGGAAGCGGGTGGTGGAGGACTACCAGGGCTTCAACCTGAACATCACGACCGATCGCGCAGTCTTCGACTCGGCTGACGAGGGCAACCGCCAGCATGTGGTGGTCTCGCCGACCACCACGGCGGCGCCCACTGCCGGCGGGGTGGCCTATGTCGGCTCCTACAATTGGCCGGGTGACACCGTGTGCTGGGCCTTTTACAGCACTGGCAAGACCTCGGCGGAGGTGATCTCGCATGAAGTCGGGCACACGCTGAATCTCAGCCATGACGGCAGGATCTCGCCCAGCGAGGGATACTATGCCGGCCACGGCAATGGTGTCACCGGCTGGGCTCCGATCATGGGGGTGGGCTACTACGAAAATCTCACCCAATGGTCGAAGGGCGAATACACCAGCGCCAACAACACCGAGGATGACCTGGCGATCATCGTGTCCAACAACGATGTGGACTACCGCGAGGACGACACCGGAGACACGCTCGTCACCGCCCGCTATCTGGAGATCGCGGCGAACGACAGCGTCTCGGGCGAAGGCATCATCGAGAGGACCGGCGACGTGGACGCCTTTCGCTTCACGACGACGGGTGGCGCGGTTTCGCTCACCCTTGGTCCGGCTGCCGCCAGTCCCAACCTCGACATCCTCGCCGAGCTCGTGGAAGCTAGTACGGGGACCGTCGTAGCTACTTCGAATCCGGATCTGTCCATCACAGCATCGATCTCCGACACCCTCGACGCGGGGGAATACCTCCTGAGGATCCGCGGCACCGGTCGCGGGGACCCCGAGGTGGACGGCTACTCGGACTATGGATCGCTCGGCACCTATCTCATCAGCGGCAGCGTGGCCGGTGGGGTGAAGCCGGAGCGTTTCACCATCGTGGAAAACAGCCCGGCTGGCACCTTCGTGGGGACCGTGCCCGCGCGTGAGGATCACGGACTTTCACCACTGCTGTGGAGCATTTCCGGCGGCGATGGGAGCGGGCTGTTCTCGATCAATCCGCTGACCGCCGAACTTGTCGTCACGTCGGTCCTGGATTTCGAGACGCTTTCCACCCGCTGGGATGATCCCGCGACGCTCGAACTCTTCGTCACCGCCACCGACACGCTCAATGCGGCGCTCACCGAGACGATCCGGGTGGTGGTGACGGTGGCCGACGTGAATGAACTCTCCGTCATGAGCGACGCCTCAGTGACGATGCTGGAGCACACCCGCCCGGGCACCAAACTCTTCACGGTGGCGGCGGACGATCCCGATCACTTCCAGTTTCCCGTCTTCAGCATCGTCGGAGGCAATGGCGACGGCTGGTTTGAAATCGATGCGGGAACGGGCGAACTCCGCGTCACCGGAAACATTGACGTTAGTTCGGACATCACCGTGCCACTGGTAGTGCGGGTGACCGACCAAGGAACGCCTCCGCTTGTCGCCACTACCACTGTCAATGTGACGGTGCTCAATATTGCCGGCGGCTATCAGCCGGGAGCGGTGATGCGCACTTATTTCGAGGGCATCGGCGGCAGCGCCGTCAGCAATCTCACCACGAATTCGAGATTTCCGAATCAGCCCGACAGCCAGGAGCTGGTGGAAGACTTCGACGGGCATGGCCATGGCGATAGCTTCGGCAGCACGCTGCGCGGTTACGTGATCCCGCCGGTGACCGGCAGCTACCGCTTCTGGATCGCTGCCGATGAGTCGGCCCAGCTCCGGCTCAGCACTACAACGAGTCCCTCGAACGCCACGGCCATCGCCTCCGTCTCCGAGTCGACCGACCCCTACGAATGGCTCGACGGTGGCAGCCAGATGTCGTCTCCCGTCACCCTGGTGGCCGGTCAGGCCTACTACATCGAGGCCCGCCACAAGGACTCCTCGGGTGACGATCACGTCTCGGTCGCGTGGTCGGGTCCGGGCATGCCGAAGCAGCTTCTCCGCGGCCTCTTTGTGGCCCCTTATGAGCAGAATTACGCGCCGGTGATTCCCACGGTTTCGTTCCCGGTTCACGACGATGCCTTCGCCGGACAAGAAGTCGGCACGGCCACCGTGAACGATGTGAATGCCGGTGACAGCCACGGCGACTTTGCCATCGTCGATGGAAATGAAGCCGGCATCTTCGCCATCGATCCGGTCACCGGCGTGCTGCGGGTCGCCGCGGCGAATTTGTTAGATCCGGGAGTGCAATCGATGCACGTGCTCACGGTGAGCGCCAGTGACAATGCAAGTCCGCCGCTGTCCGGCACCGGCACGATCATTGTCGCGGTGCTCCAGCCGGGTGAGTTTGCCGTGACCAACCTTTTCCAACAGGTGTGGACCGGCATCGTCGGAAGCAGCGTCACCTATCTCACGTCGAACCTCAGATACCCGTACCGGCCTTCGTCGATCCGCTACTTGTCCGGCTTCGAGAGTGATGCGAACATCGGCGACAGCTACGGCTCGCGGATCCGGGCGCTGGTCATTCCACCGGCGAGCGGGAGCTACACCTTCTATCTGTCGTCGGACGAGGACTCGCGGCTTTTGTTAGGAAGCGGGCCGCAGGCGGCCGGCGCGGTGCAGATCGCGTCAGTCACCGGCTACACCGCCGAGGACGAGTGGACCAAGTTCGCCTCGCAGAAGTCAGCGCCGGTCCAGCTCGTCGAGGGCGAGGCCTACTACATCGAAGTGCTTCACAAGGAGAACACCGGTGCCGACCACCTGCAGGTGGGATGGACCGGGCCGGGCATTCCTTCCGTCACGGTCATTCCCGCCTGGGCGCTGGAGCCGTATGATCTCAATGAGGCACCCGTGTTCGGAAATGGCGCCGCTTCGTTCAGCGTCATGGAAGGCGCTCCTGCGGGCACGGTGATCGGCACCCTCGCGGCCACCGATCCGGAAGGGGACTCGCCGCTTCACGCGATCACCGCCAGTGCCGTGCCGGGTGCGTTCGCCATCGACGTGAACACCGGCGTGCTCACCGTGGCGAATCCCGCGGCGTTGAATTCTCCGGGCGTGAAAGCCATCACGGTATCCGCCCAAGACCGCGGTATCGGCGGCATCTATCCGCTCAAGGCCGGCTCCATCGCAGTCGAGATCACGGTCATCAGCAATAACCAGCCGCCAGCCTTTGTCGCGGACCCGATCGCGCTGGCCGCCACTGAGGATGCATCTTTCTCCGACCATCTAACAGCCTCTGATCCCGATGCAGGTGATGTGATCACCTTCACGAAAATCGGCGGCCCCGAGTGGCTGATCGTCGCTCCGGATGGCTCGCTTAGCGGCACTCCGGAAAATGACGATGTCGGGCCGAATGAGTTCGTCGTCCAAGTGGCCGATCCCGAGAACTTCTCCGATCAGGCGACGCTGACGATTTCCGTCGCCAATACCAATGACGCGCCCTCATTTGTCGCCCTGCCGCTGACCCTCGATGCAGCGACCGAGGACCAGCCCTACCTCGCCACGGTGGCTTCATTCGCGGGCGATCCCGATGCCGGTGATTCCCTCGTCTTCGAAAAAGTCTCCGGCCCCGGCTGGCTCACCGTCGCGCCCGATGGCTCGCTCTCCGGAACGCCATCGAATGAGGATACCGGCGAGCATTCCTTCGTCGTCCGTGTGACGGATCTCGCCCAAGCCTCTGCCGAAGCCACGGTGATGGTGTTCGTAGTGAACACGAATGATTCTCCGGTAATCTCCACGCCTGTCGTCCCGTCCGCGACCCAGGATGCCGCCTACACCGCCAGCCTCGCCGCTTTCGCCGCCGATCCGGATGCAGGTGATTCGCTGGTCTTTTCGAAAGTCTCGGGACCAGGGTGGCTCATCATCGGCACCGATGGCAGCCTCGGCGGCACGCCCTCGAATGCCGACGTGGGCGATCATGACTTCGTGGTCCAGGTGACGGATGGTGCCGGCGCGTTTGCCCAGGCCACTGCTTCAATCACCGTGGAAAACGTCAATGACGCCCCGGTCTTCACCATCGATCCCATCGTGGCCGCCGTCGGGACCGAGGAAGTGGCCTACACCGGCGCCACCATCGCTGGCATCGCCGTGGATCCCGATGCAGGGGAAGCACCGGCTTACTCGCTCGTCGACGGCCCTCCTTGGCTCTCGGTCGCGCCGGAGGGCACGCTTTCCGGAACCCCGCCCGCCGGCAGTTCGGGGACGAACACCTTCAGGGTCCGCGCCACCGATCCCGCGGGCCTTTTCGCCGAGGCCACGCTGGTCATCGAGATCGCGTCGGCGCTGCCCCTGCCGTGGGAAGAGTCCACCATCGGTAGCGGTCCGGCCGGGAGTAGCGTGGCGCTCGGGGATAACCTCATCCTCACCGGCCAAGGTTCGCTGGCGGGGCGGAATGACGGCCTGCACTTCGTTTGGCAGACCTTGGACAGCGATGGCACCATCATCGCCCGGCTGGACTCGCTCGAGAGTGCCAGCCCGGGCGCACTCGCGGGCATCATGATCCGGGACACGCTGGCCACGAATTCTCGCCACGTCTTCATCGGCATGACCGGCGGAAGCGGCTACCGCTGGATCCGCCGCACGGGCCTGAATGGCAATACTTCCACCTCCACCAGCGGCACCGGTGCCGTGCCGGATGCCTGGCTGCGCCTCACCCGCACGGGAAATACCATCACCGCCTCGAAGAGCCCCGATGGCGTGGCGTGGGCCACCGTCGGCAGCCTGACCGCGGCACTGCCGCCGACCTGCTATTTTGGGCTGGCGGTCACGGGCAGTAGCGCTGAGGTTGAAAACACCGCGACCTTCAGCCACGTTTCCGTTACCCCGTGA
- a CDS encoding DNA/RNA helicase domain-containing protein — translation MIIEVQEFLQRVSSDLPSLVTELQSVTGRFGDEEADAWKQSLPRLAKAFASPGFAPLHLYINGTGALSLEYQLPAASSWCDVVLLGQKDGQPGAVIIELKHWQTSTDSPGEIEGLVQHFGQPTLHPSDQVRGYTEYCRRFHSAVHDFEASVEGCVLFTKDTITHAYRLPPNEILTEQFPCFTLSEEDLAEPFPAFVSNVIRGPHLGFAKAFETGYYKQDRGFIRQIGDQILDPRSSPFELLDNQRRAFALCRAQVNASLYGVGATRNKKVIVIEGPPGSGKSVVAAKIWAALATDPELPEGPIVFTSTSASQNSNWSYLFNMASREIAGSGVVKKATSYTPITTHKLGQLRQKHRDPDLFKDGESWRQNLKTLRAMGVPFLNGTRDGEYLVSVVDEAHALINPEHPEGRGQFGFVTGLGPQAFHIMRVSQVSIFLLDSRQGFRTRENTTTDDLKAWAKELKADYATVSLAGSQFRCAGSKEYVDWVEAVLGGAPLGNCQVLASAWNKPKPVSIGNIIEFPQYQSKVAEDAVPYVTKPPKVKQGAGPMDFQIFDNPKALESALREKVEAGYSSRLLASFSRPWTTAEANVPHDLPPSLKDFSIPYTENGTAATWSRIWNFVPNNGSDYTAYIQGAEGSRMHADPLCEVGCPYAVRGFDWDYVGILWFSDLVNKDGAWRANPQHVHETGIRSLRTAAMNEKEPGGPHHINLLEAVAQAYRILLTRPIRGVYVWFEDDETRDYVESSLGQ, via the coding sequence ATGATCATCGAAGTCCAAGAGTTTCTCCAGCGTGTTTCGAGTGATCTTCCCTCTCTTGTAACGGAGTTGCAGTCGGTAACCGGGCGCTTTGGAGATGAAGAAGCGGATGCTTGGAAGCAGTCACTGCCGCGCTTGGCTAAGGCGTTTGCATCTCCGGGCTTCGCGCCACTTCATTTGTATATCAATGGTACCGGAGCTCTCTCTCTGGAGTATCAGTTGCCTGCTGCGTCTTCCTGGTGCGACGTGGTACTGCTGGGTCAGAAGGACGGCCAACCGGGGGCTGTCATCATTGAGCTAAAGCATTGGCAGACCAGCACCGATTCGCCCGGAGAAATCGAAGGGTTGGTACAGCATTTCGGGCAACCAACGCTCCACCCATCGGATCAGGTTCGCGGATACACAGAGTATTGCCGGCGTTTCCACTCGGCGGTTCACGACTTCGAGGCATCCGTTGAAGGTTGCGTGCTTTTTACCAAAGATACGATTACTCACGCCTATCGGCTGCCGCCGAACGAAATCCTTACCGAACAGTTTCCCTGCTTCACCTTGTCGGAGGAGGATTTGGCCGAGCCATTTCCGGCGTTCGTTTCCAATGTAATCCGTGGTCCGCACCTCGGGTTCGCCAAGGCTTTCGAGACAGGATACTACAAGCAAGACCGGGGATTCATTCGGCAGATTGGAGATCAGATCCTCGATCCTCGTTCTAGTCCATTCGAGCTATTGGACAACCAGAGGAGGGCGTTTGCTCTTTGTCGCGCGCAGGTCAATGCCTCGCTTTATGGGGTGGGTGCCACACGGAACAAGAAGGTGATCGTAATTGAGGGACCACCGGGTTCTGGAAAGTCAGTAGTTGCTGCCAAGATCTGGGCGGCTTTGGCGACCGATCCGGAGCTTCCGGAAGGACCGATTGTCTTCACCAGCACGTCAGCAAGCCAAAACAGCAATTGGAGCTACCTGTTTAACATGGCCTCACGTGAAATCGCGGGATCTGGCGTGGTTAAGAAGGCAACGTCCTATACTCCAATAACGACCCACAAGTTAGGGCAGTTACGGCAAAAGCATCGCGATCCCGATCTGTTCAAAGACGGTGAGAGTTGGCGGCAGAATCTGAAGACGCTCCGCGCCATGGGGGTTCCCTTTTTGAATGGAACTCGGGATGGTGAGTATCTCGTTTCTGTCGTCGATGAGGCCCACGCATTGATCAATCCCGAACATCCCGAGGGAAGAGGGCAATTCGGATTCGTGACCGGACTGGGACCGCAGGCCTTTCACATCATGAGGGTTTCGCAGGTTTCCATTTTCCTTTTGGACAGTCGTCAGGGATTTCGGACTCGAGAGAATACGACAACAGATGATCTAAAAGCGTGGGCCAAGGAATTGAAGGCGGACTATGCAACTGTGAGTCTCGCTGGTAGCCAGTTCCGCTGCGCTGGATCCAAAGAGTATGTGGATTGGGTCGAAGCTGTTCTTGGAGGAGCGCCTCTGGGTAACTGCCAAGTGCTTGCCTCGGCGTGGAACAAGCCGAAGCCGGTATCAATCGGGAATATTATCGAGTTTCCACAATACCAGTCAAAGGTGGCTGAAGACGCGGTTCCTTATGTGACCAAGCCGCCAAAAGTGAAGCAAGGAGCGGGGCCGATGGATTTCCAGATTTTCGACAATCCGAAGGCGCTTGAAAGTGCGCTTCGCGAGAAAGTCGAAGCCGGATATTCGAGTCGCCTTCTTGCTTCATTCTCGCGCCCGTGGACGACGGCCGAGGCGAATGTGCCTCATGACCTTCCGCCTTCTCTCAAAGACTTCTCGATCCCTTACACTGAAAATGGAACGGCGGCGACATGGAGTCGGATTTGGAATTTTGTTCCAAATAACGGCTCCGACTACACCGCTTATATTCAGGGAGCAGAGGGTTCCCGAATGCACGCCGATCCCCTTTGCGAAGTCGGGTGTCCTTACGCAGTGCGAGGATTTGACTGGGACTACGTAGGAATATTGTGGTTCTCCGACCTGGTGAACAAGGATGGGGCTTGGCGCGCGAATCCTCAACATGTCCATGAAACCGGCATCCGGTCACTGAGGACTGCTGCGATGAACGAGAAGGAACCCGGTGGACCTCATCACATCAATCTACTTGAGGCAGTCGCTCAAGCTTATCGGATTCTTCTGACACGCCCGATTCGAGGTGTTTACGTTTGGTTTGAGGACGATGAGACTCGGGACTATGTCGAGTCGTCGCTTGGACAATAG